The following coding sequences are from one Borrelia hermsii DAH window:
- the bdr gene encoding Bdr family repetitive protein, translating into MGLAQPVITQQMVIAELTKAGIDRDIATDLSYRYYRNELTYKDIEYLENNFNVKFDRLEDRISGIEKRLEDKINSAENNFHLKLEKVESSLQAEIKAVKIELDNKIDTKFTELDNKIDNVRNELKSDIKDLDNKIDTNTMELKSTSRLHNWMFGTLITLNIGIFLALMSLLVK; encoded by the coding sequence ATGGGACTTGCACAACCAGTAATTACACAACAAATGGTTATAGCAGAACTTACTAAAGCTGGTATTGATAGAGATATTGCTACTGATCTGTCTTACAGATATTATCGTAATGAGCTTACTTACAAAGATATTGAGTATTTAGAGAATAATTTTAATGTTAAATTTGATAGGTTAGAAGATAGGATAAGTGGTATTGAGAAGCGATTAGAAGATAAGATTAATTCTGCAGAGAATAACTTTCATCTTAAGCTTGAAAAGGTAGAGTCAAGCTTGCAAGCTGAGATTAAAGCAGTCAAAATTGAACTAGATAACAAGATTGATACTAAATTTACTGAACTAGATAACAAGATTGATAACGTTAGAAATGAATTAAAATCTGATATTAAAGACCTTGATAACAAAATAGACACTAACACAATGGAACTTAAAAGTACATCAAGATTACATAATTGGATGTTTGGAACTCTTATCACGCTTAATATAGGAATATTCTTAGCATTAATGTCATTATTAGTAAAGTAA
- a CDS encoding variable large family protein, which translates to MRKRISAIINKLNISIMMMIVVLMIGCGQQAVEAGKDGAAAATGGRSLSEVLMEVGKSAENAFYSFMALVSDTLGLRVTKDTKKNEVGGYFNSLGGKLGKASDELEEVAKKSEVEGAKDGPIAVAIRAAVDTAKTTLSTLKGHLESLKGIGDDKVVGWAENDQQGIKPADDGLNKFLNALQSIVKAATDAGVLAPKAGNTTLTVNGVDNKDGAKVLAIDKPGAAVGEKASLIVSAVSGEEILASIVASKEGDQALGAAADGTTTAMSFAKGGTKDNLSNANTPKAAAVAGGIALRSLVKDGKLASHNDNSEKAVQAAGVIAANKLLVSVEDLIKKTVKNVLEKAKEKIDKARAPKATGQQ; encoded by the coding sequence ATGAGAAAAAGAATAAGTGCAATAATTAATAAGTTAAATATAAGTATAATGATGATGATAGTTGTTCTAATGATAGGATGTGGACAACAGGCAGTAGAAGCAGGGAAGGATGGCGCAGCAGCAGCTACAGGGGGAAGAAGTTTAAGTGAAGTACTAATGGAAGTGGGAAAAAGTGCTGAGAATGCTTTTTATTCATTTATGGCTTTAGTCTCAGATACATTAGGCTTAAGAGTGACTAAAGATACAAAGAAGAATGAAGTGGGAGGTTATTTTAACAGCCTAGGTGGTAAGCTTGGAAAAGCATCAGATGAATTAGAAGAAGTAGCAAAAAAGTCAGAAGTAGAAGGAGCTAAAGATGGACCAATAGCTGTAGCAATTAGAGCCGCAGTTGATACAGCTAAGACTACTTTAAGTACATTAAAAGGGCATTTAGAATCCTTAAAAGGGATAGGTGATGACAAAGTAGTAGGTTGGGCAGAAAATGATCAACAAGGAATCAAACCAGCTGATGATGGATTGAATAAATTCCTTAATGCATTGCAGTCAATAGTAAAGGCAGCAACAGATGCAGGTGTTTTAGCACCAAAAGCAGGGAATACAACATTGACAGTAAATGGGGTAGATAATAAGGATGGTGCTAAGGTATTAGCTATAGATAAACCAGGGGCAGCAGTAGGAGAAAAAGCATCATTAATAGTATCGGCAGTAAGTGGAGAGGAAATACTAGCATCAATAGTTGCGTCAAAAGAAGGTGATCAAGCACTAGGAGCAGCTGCAGATGGAACTACAACTGCGATGAGTTTTGCAAAAGGAGGAACAAAGGACAACCTATCAAATGCAAATACACCAAAAGCAGCAGCAGTAGCAGGAGGAATAGCACTACGTTCCTTAGTTAAAGATGGTAAATTAGCTTCACATAATGATAATAGTGAAAAAGCAGTACAAGCAGCAGGAGTAATTGCAGCAAATAAGTTATTAGTATCAGTAGAAGATCTAATTAAGAAGACAGTAAAGAATGTTCTTGAGAAAGCAAAAGAAAAAATAGATAAAGCAAGAGCTCCAAAAGCAACAGGTCAGCAATAA
- a CDS encoding Vsp/OspC family lipoprotein: MKDASTFVASVKEVHTLVKSIDELAKAIGKKIKQNSEDLEVDNGKNNKNGELVAGAFQVMLTVKVKLEKLGNTPEISEELKGKIADSKSRCKEFVDKVKADSNISKAEATDEHVKKAIDQVNTPAGEKGGAELVKLNKSIGELLKVANEAVEAVIAELTTLAKPTSSR, translated from the coding sequence ATAAAAGATGCTAGTACTTTTGTAGCAAGTGTTAAAGAAGTTCATACTTTAGTTAAATCAATAGATGAGCTTGCTAAAGCTATTGGTAAGAAAATTAAGCAAAATTCCGAAGACCTTGAAGTGGATAATGGTAAAAATAATAAGAATGGAGAGTTAGTTGCAGGAGCATTTCAAGTAATGTTGACTGTGAAAGTTAAATTGGAAAAATTAGGGAACACGCCTGAAATTTCTGAAGAGCTAAAAGGAAAGATTGCTGATTCTAAGAGTAGATGTAAAGAATTTGTGGATAAAGTAAAAGCAGATTCTAATATTTCTAAAGCAGAGGCTACAGATGAGCATGTAAAAAAGGCTATAGATCAAGTAAATACTCCTGCTGGAGAAAAAGGTGGTGCTGAACTTGTTAAACTTAACAAATCAATAGGTGAGTTGTTAAAGGTTGCTAATGAGGCGGTAGAAGCTGTAATCGCAGAGCTTACAACCCTTGCTAAGCCAACAAGCTCCCGTTAA
- a CDS encoding variable large family protein encodes MRKRISAIINKLNISMLMILFLLLSCGSGQLQAEKLVAESKISFFDSLVKIGHGFQDIFGIFGNAIGDALGFNAVKSGDKKSKVGEHFKKIGDGLTTTKDKLKELSNKISEAKNANSSTIEAVKSAINSASDVFEQLITALTKLADTAKEAGDTNIGDNADAVPGAAEKTGVEAIIAGVKDIIGAAEKSGVKIEYGNAGDPIATAANTTDALAVLGGNTAKATQGAGDKLAFEVSKADPWAIIDKIKNAKAADGIQLDAGEKDAGTLAASNNNASANAGAKSNAALVAAVVLKSITKGGKFSAAVADAGAVKAAAVSAVNKVLGVLDFIIRKPVAINLDKIREAVKGIQYSETTTESTEASATQPTVTK; translated from the coding sequence ATGAGGAAAAGAATAAGTGCAATAATTAATAAGTTAAATATAAGTATGCTTATGATTTTATTTTTACTTCTTAGCTGTGGGAGTGGACAACTTCAAGCTGAGAAACTTGTTGCTGAATCTAAAATTTCTTTCTTTGATTCATTAGTTAAGATAGGACATGGGTTTCAAGATATATTTGGAATTTTTGGAAATGCAATAGGTGATGCATTAGGATTTAATGCAGTTAAATCTGGTGACAAGAAAAGTAAAGTAGGTGAACACTTTAAGAAAATAGGAGATGGACTTACAACTACTAAGGATAAGTTAAAAGAGCTATCAAATAAAATATCTGAAGCAAAAAATGCTAATAGCAGCACAATTGAAGCTGTTAAGAGTGCAATTAACAGTGCTAGTGATGTCTTTGAACAACTAATTACTGCCCTAACTAAACTTGCTGATACTGCTAAAGAAGCTGGTGATACTAATATTGGTGATAATGCTGATGCTGTTCCTGGTGCTGCTGAAAAGACTGGGGTTGAAGCTATTATTGCAGGAGTTAAAGATATTATTGGAGCAGCAGAAAAGTCTGGTGTAAAGATTGAATATGGAAATGCTGGCGATCCAATAGCTACTGCAGCTAATACTACCGATGCTCTTGCTGTTCTTGGAGGTAATACTGCCAAGGCTACTCAAGGAGCTGGTGATAAGCTAGCATTTGAAGTATCTAAAGCTGATCCATGGGCAATAATTGATAAAATTAAAAATGCTAAGGCTGCTGATGGTATTCAACTTGATGCTGGTGAGAAAGATGCTGGGACATTAGCCGCTTCTAATAATAATGCTTCTGCTAATGCTGGTGCTAAAAGTAATGCTGCCCTAGTAGCAGCTGTTGTTCTTAAGTCAATTACTAAAGGTGGTAAATTTAGTGCTGCTGTTGCAGATGCAGGAGCAGTTAAAGCAGCAGCAGTAAGTGCAGTAAATAAGGTATTAGGAGTACTTGATTTTATAATTAGGAAACCAGTAGCAATCAATTTAGATAAGATAAGAGAAGCTGTTAAGGGAATACAGTACTCTGAAACTACTACTGAATCAACTGAAGCTAGTGCTACTCAACCTACTGTTACTAAATAA
- a CDS encoding variable large family protein yields the protein MTNQVLISIVIFVVFYLFVVVSNQMQGRMTQQAGTGGRSLSEVLMDVGRSAENAFYSFLELVSDALGFTVTKDTKKQDVGNYYKKLAEGIEKAIGELSAISGQTDQSDKQSGKEGNESELNKSIDSAKGVLESLKINVESLKGIGDVNVVGHAHNAQGVGTAAADVELKKSLKALQEIVKAAKGAGVPEPKGGNTTLKVGDADNKEGAKILSTSGNNPGAGDAGKAAAILATVSGNEMLDSIVKSKEGDADTGVGGNADGDTSAVSFAKGGSSNNLSNADTPKAAAVSGGIALRSLVKGGKLASGAGDNATGGGKEVQGVGITAANKLLVAVEDIIKKTIKNVLEKVKQEVDKARAPKATGQ from the coding sequence ATCACAAATCAAGTCTTAATAAGTATTGTTATATTTGTAGTTTTCTATTTATTTGTTGTGGTCAGCAATCAGATGCAGGGAAGGATGACGCAGCAGGCAGGTACAGGAGGAAGAAGTTTAAGTGAAGTTCTAATGGATGTAGGTAGAAGTGCTGAGAATGCTTTTTATTCATTTTTAGAGTTAGTTTCAGATGCTTTAGGTTTTACTGTAACTAAAGATACAAAGAAACAAGATGTAGGGAACTATTATAAGAAATTAGCAGAAGGAATAGAGAAAGCTATAGGAGAATTGTCAGCAATTTCAGGCCAAACTGATCAGTCTGATAAACAATCAGGGAAAGAAGGAAATGAATCAGAATTAAATAAGTCGATTGATAGTGCTAAGGGTGTATTGGAGTCATTAAAGATAAACGTAGAGTCTTTAAAAGGAATAGGTGATGTCAATGTAGTAGGTCATGCACATAATGCTCAAGGTGTAGGAACAGCAGCAGCTGATGTTGAATTAAAGAAATCCCTTAAAGCATTGCAAGAAATAGTAAAAGCAGCAAAGGGAGCAGGTGTTCCAGAGCCAAAAGGAGGAAATACAACATTAAAAGTAGGTGATGCAGATAATAAGGAAGGAGCTAAAATATTATCTACAAGTGGTAATAATCCAGGCGCAGGGGATGCAGGAAAAGCAGCAGCAATACTAGCAACAGTAAGTGGAAATGAAATGCTAGACTCAATAGTTAAATCAAAAGAAGGTGATGCGGATACAGGAGTAGGAGGTAATGCAGATGGAGATACAAGTGCGGTGTCATTTGCAAAAGGAGGATCAAGTAATAACCTATCAAATGCTGATACACCAAAAGCAGCAGCAGTATCAGGAGGGATAGCATTACGTTCATTAGTTAAAGGTGGTAAACTAGCATCAGGAGCAGGAGATAATGCTACAGGAGGGGGGAAAGAAGTACAAGGAGTAGGGATCACAGCGGCAAATAAATTATTAGTAGCAGTAGAAGATATAATTAAAAAGACAATAAAGAATGTTCTTGAAAAAGTAAAGCAGGAAGTAGATAAAGCAAGAGCCCCAAAAGCAACAGGTCAGTAA
- a CDS encoding variable large family protein, with translation MRKRISAIIMTLFMVLVGCNSGGVAEDPQSKFLKSVIDLGNDFLNVFTSFGDIVSKVLGFSTETKKSDVGAYFKTVQDTIQGTKDKLNKIVTDMKSEGNPNAAETETAVNKLISETLDKIIDVAKTVSEAIGDASDPIGNVAVQNNGGVVGDVDKLVKGIKSIVDVVLKDVGNPEVGDVNKAEDGSAGNNDGVGKLFASDNAVAAVNNAKDAVIAGGIALRSMAKGGKFANSSDADVAAAVKGAAVSAVTKALDTLTVAIRKTIDAGLKTVKEAMKINANDTPITPKQSAPKGTNN, from the coding sequence ATGAGAAAAAGAATAAGTGCAATAATAATGACTTTATTTATGGTATTAGTAGGCTGTAATAGCGGTGGGGTTGCGGAAGATCCTCAGAGTAAGTTTTTAAAGTCAGTAATAGACTTAGGTAATGATTTTTTAAATGTGTTTACATCATTTGGAGATATAGTTTCCAAGGTATTAGGTTTTAGTACAGAGACAAAAAAGTCTGATGTTGGAGCTTATTTTAAGACAGTACAAGATACTATACAAGGCACTAAGGACAAGCTTAATAAAATTGTTACTGACATGAAGAGTGAAGGAAATCCTAATGCAGCTGAAACAGAGACCGCTGTTAACAAACTAATTAGTGAAACACTTGATAAGATAATTGATGTGGCTAAAACCGTTAGTGAGGCTATTGGAGATGCTAGCGACCCAATTGGTAATGTTGCTGTTCAGAATAACGGTGGAGTTGTTGGAGATGTTGATAAACTAGTAAAAGGCATTAAAAGTATAGTAGATGTAGTACTTAAAGATGTAGGAAATCCTGAGGTGGGGGATGTGAATAAAGCCGAAGATGGTAGCGCAGGAAATAATGATGGTGTGGGGAAGTTGTTTGCTTCTGATAATGCTGTTGCTGCTGTCAATAATGCAAAAGATGCGGTTATAGCAGGAGGAATAGCCTTAAGATCAATGGCTAAAGGTGGTAAATTTGCTAATAGTAGCGATGCTGATGTTGCTGCTGCAGTTAAAGGTGCAGCTGTAAGTGCAGTTACTAAGGCATTAGATACATTAACTGTTGCGATAAGAAAAACAATTGACGCAGGCCTTAAAACAGTTAAAGAAGCTATGAAAATTAATGCTAATGATACTCCTATAACTCCTAAACAGAGCGCCCCTAAAGGTACTAATAACTAG
- a CDS encoding Vsp/OspC family lipoprotein, producing MLDLAKISKKIKDASDFAASVKEVHTLVKSIDELAKAIGKKIKNDNSNFEDENDHNGSLIAGVFQVILTVKAKLTSLEQIIGISDELKTKVGMVKKESEAFVTQVKSKHTDLAKEGVTDAHAKSAILVTDGTKDKGAAELIKLNTAIDELLKAANDAVETAIKELTTPAKPSNS from the coding sequence GTGCTTGATTTGGCAAAAATAAGTAAAAAGATAAAAGATGCTAGTGATTTTGCAGCAAGTGTTAAAGAAGTTCATACTTTAGTTAAGTCTATTGACGAGCTTGCTAAAGCTATTGGAAAGAAAATTAAAAATGATAATAGTAACTTTGAGGATGAGAATGACCATAATGGATCGTTAATTGCAGGGGTATTTCAAGTAATATTGACTGTAAAAGCTAAATTAACATCATTAGAGCAAATTATTGGAATTTCTGATGAATTAAAGACAAAGGTTGGCATGGTTAAGAAAGAAAGTGAAGCATTCGTAACCCAAGTAAAATCAAAGCATACTGATCTTGCTAAAGAAGGTGTTACTGATGCACATGCAAAGAGTGCCATACTTGTAACAGATGGCACTAAGGATAAAGGAGCCGCTGAACTTATTAAGCTCAACACAGCAATAGATGAGTTATTAAAGGCTGCTAATGATGCAGTAGAAACTGCGATTAAAGAGCTTACAACCCCTGCTAAACCTTCTAATAGTTAA
- the bdr gene encoding Bdr family repetitive protein: MGLPQPIVTQQMVIAELVKAGIDRDIATDLSYRYYRNELTYKDIEYLETTFNLKLEKVGASLKSDIKDLDNKIDTVENNLNIKIDNVRNELKSDIKDLDNKIDNVRNELKSDIKDLDNKIDNVRNELKSDIKDLDNKIDNVRNELKSDIKDLDNKIDNVRNELKSDIKDLDNKIDTVENNLNTKIDTKFNKLDNKIDANKMELKSTLRLHNWMLGTIITLNIGIFLTLISIIYSVLGK; the protein is encoded by the coding sequence ATGGGACTTCCTCAACCGATAGTTACTCAACAAATGGTTATCGCTGAACTTGTTAAAGCTGGTATTGATAGAGATATTGCTACTGATTTGTCTTACAGATATTATCGTAATGAGCTTACTTATAAAGATATTGAGTATTTAGAGACTACTTTTAACCTTAAGCTTGAAAAGGTTGGAGCAAGCTTAAAATCTGACATTAAAGACCTTGATAACAAGATTGATACTGTTGAGAATAATCTTAACATCAAGATTGATAACGTTAGAAATGAATTAAAATCTGATATTAAAGACCTTGATAACAAGATTGATAACGTTAGAAATGAATTAAAATCTGATATTAAAGACCTTGATAACAAAATTGATAACGTTAGAAATGAATTAAAATCTGATATTAAAGACCTTGATAACAAAATTGATAACGTTAGAAATGAATTAAAATCTGATATTAAAGACCTTGATAACAAAATTGATAACGTTAGAAATGAGTTAAAATCTGACATTAAAGACCTTGATAACAAGATTGATACTGTTGAGAATAATCTTAACACCAAGATTGATACTAAATTTAATAAACTTGATAACAAGATTGATGCTAACAAAATGGAACTTAAGAGTACATTAAGATTACATAATTGGATGCTTGGTACTATTATTACACTTAATATAGGAATTTTTTTAACATTAATTTCAATTATTTATTCAGTCTTGGGCAAGTAA